From the genome of Hymenobacter gelipurpurascens:
GCGGTGTACCCGCATATCCCGACTGTGCCAATTGTCATTGGCATTCTGATGGCTTTATTCCTGCTGCAGAGCTTTGGAACCCAGATTGTAGGCAAGGCCTTCGGACCGATTATGATGGTCTGGTTTTCGATGCTGGGCGTCCTGGGCGGTTCCTGGATTGCCCAACACCCCCAAATTCTGAAGGCCCTCAATCCCTACTATGCCTACGATCTGCTGGTGAACTACCCCGGTGGTTTCTGGCTGTTGGGCGCTGTGTTCCTGTGCACCACCGGGGCCGAGGCATTGTATTCCGACCTAGGCCACTGCGGCAAAGGCAACATCCGCATCAGCTGGATCTTTGTAAAAACCGCGTTGGTCCTCAACTACATGGGCCAGGGCGCCTGGCTGATTACCCACCAGGGCGAAATGCTCAAAGGCCGCAACCCGTTCTATGAGCTGATGCCGGAATGGTTTCTGCTCATTGGTATCGGTATTGCCACCATTGCGGCCATCATTGCCTCGCAGGCCCTCATCACGGGCTCGTTTACGCTGGTGGCTGAGGCTATCCGCCTGAATATGTGGCCCAAAGTGAAGCTCAACTACCCCACCGATGTGAAAGGTCAGCTCTATGTGCCCAGCATGAACCGGCTGCTGCTCATCGGCTGTATTGGCGTGGTGCTGTACTTCCAGCGCTCCGAAAACATGGAAGCGGCCTACGGTCTGGCCATCACGCTTACTATGCTCATGACCACGCTGCTCCTGACTATGTGGCTGCGCTCGAAGAAAGTACCGATGGCAGCTATTGTGCTGTTTGTGCTGGTGTATGGTGCTATTGAGGGCTCTTTCCTGATTGCCAACCTCATCAAGTTCCCGCACGGAGGCTGGGTGTCCCTGGCTATTGGGGCAGCGCTTATGGCCGTGATGTACGTGTGGCTGCGGGCTTACTACATCAAGCGCCGCCTCACGGAATTTGTGAAGATTGAGCCCTACATGGATGCGCTCAAGCAGCTCTCTGACGACGAAACGGTTTCCAAGTATGCCACGCACCTCGTGTTCATGAGCTCTGCTGAACGCGCCACGGAAATAGAATCGAAAATCATCTACTCCATATTCCAGAAGCGCCCGAAGCGCGCCGATATCTACTGGTTTGTGCACGTA
Proteins encoded in this window:
- a CDS encoding KUP/HAK/KT family potassium transporter; translation: MDAKHQLDAKHPHTAVSTAGLLIALGIIYGDIGTSPLYVMKSIIQSQSVNPGQIDPHLVYGGISCVFWTLTLQTTIKYVLLTLNADNNGEGGIFSLYALVRRRAAWLTIPAIIGGSALLADGVITPPISVSSAIEGLEAVYPHIPTVPIVIGILMALFLLQSFGTQIVGKAFGPIMMVWFSMLGVLGGSWIAQHPQILKALNPYYAYDLLVNYPGGFWLLGAVFLCTTGAEALYSDLGHCGKGNIRISWIFVKTALVLNYMGQGAWLITHQGEMLKGRNPFYELMPEWFLLIGIGIATIAAIIASQALITGSFTLVAEAIRLNMWPKVKLNYPTDVKGQLYVPSMNRLLLIGCIGVVLYFQRSENMEAAYGLAITLTMLMTTLLLTMWLRSKKVPMAAIVLFVLVYGAIEGSFLIANLIKFPHGGWVSLAIGAALMAVMYVWLRAYYIKRRLTEFVKIEPYMDALKQLSDDETVSKYATHLVFMSSAERATEIESKIIYSIFQKRPKRADIYWFVHVDTTDEPYTMEYKVTELAPDDAFRITFRLGFRVEQRINLYFRKVVEDLVRNKEVDITSRYESLSKQHVTGDFRFVVLEKFLSVENEFPLIEKLVMQAYFYIKQFIASEDKYFGLDTSSVKVEKVPLVITPVRDVALKRIS